In Spirochaetota bacterium, the genomic stretch CACCATATTTTGGTAGCAGCTATTCGTTTCACATCTATCGGTGGAGAAGCACTCATTAATGGTGAATTAGTAAGTGGAGCATTAAATATTTATTATTCAGAATTAGGTAACGGATTACCATTCACACCTGAAGCAACAAGATTTCTTTCTCAAGCAAAAATGCTGTTTATGTCTTTTGGATTACCAGGAGCAGCATTAGCAATGTATCATACCGCTCGTAAAGAAAATCAAAGTACTGTGAAAAGTTTGTTATTATCTGGAGCACTATCTTGTGCAATAGCAGGAATTTCAGAACCTATAGAATTTTTATTCTTATTTATTAGTCCAATTTTATATCTTTTTCATACTATATTAGCAGGATTAGGTGCTTTAGTATTAGCTTTATTACAAGTTACTATTGGTAATACTGATGGCAATTTAATAGATTTATTTATTTTTGGTGTTTTACAAGGTCCTCAAACAAAATGGTATTTAGTACTTCCACTTGGAATAGTTTGGTTTATTATATATTATCTTATATTTAAATTTACTATTCTTAAATTCGATCTAAAAACACCTGGTAGAGAACAAATGACTACCCAACAAGAATCATCAAATAAAACATTAAAAAATTATGTTGCAGAAAAAATGCTTGAAGGTCTTGGTGGAAAAGAAAATATTACCTCTTTAGACAATTGTTTAACTAGATTAAGAATATCTGTTCAAGATTCTAGTATTATCCAAAAAGATATACTCATAGAAGCTGGAGCTATTAATTTGGTTATTTTAGACAAAAATAATGTTCAAGTAATTGTTGGACCACAAGTTCATATAGTTAAAAATCAAATTCAAAAAATTCTTGATCAATAATACCATCAATTAATTTATAATCATCACTAAATTTTTCACATACTATTAAAACAATAGTACAGATTCTTTTATAAATATTAGTACAAAATATAATCATTGTTATAGAAAAAACTACCTCTAATAGAGGTAGTTTTTTTATTGGTTTATTAATATTATTAAAATTATACTTCTGATAAATAATCAGTATAACCCTCTTGTTCCATTTGGTCTTTTGGAACAAATCGTAATGCTGAACCATTCATACAATATCGTAATGTGCCATTAGGACCATCATCAAAGACATGTCCTAAATGAGAATCTGCATAACGAGATCGAATTTCTGTTCTGCGTGAAAAAAAACTAAAATCATCTTTTTCTACTATAAAATGATCTGAAATAGGAATCATAAAACTAGGCCAGCCTGTTCCCGAATCAAATTTATCTCGTGAAGAGAATAATGGTTCACCCGAAACAATATCTACATAAAGCCCTCTATTTTTATTTGTATCATATTCATGACTAAAAGGAGATTCTGTACCATTTTGCTGAGTAACTTTGTATTGTATCGCTGTCAATTGTTCTTTTAATTCTTTATTAGAAGGCTTAACAAACTTAGCATATTTTTGTTCCATCGCTATATTTGGTGTGTATAATTTTTTCATTAAATTCTCCTCTGCTAGAAAAAACTCTTGCGGGATTTTTGCCCAAACTTTTTTAATATATTGATCTCTTCCAGATTTAGCTCTATAAAAAGAATATTGGATTGAATTTTTCTTTGCATAATTTTGATGATAATCTTCTGCTAAATAAAAAGATTCTATATTTTGAACGGCTATCGATATTTTTTTATTTGAAAAATAAGAAGATTTAGACATCTTATCAATAAAATCTAGAGCTATTTTTTTTTGATCTTCAGAAGAAGTGTAAATTGCAGCAGTATATTGATAACCTCTATCAACAAAAGACCCATCTAGATCTGTAGGATCTATAGTACGAAGAAAAGCGTTCAATAGTTGTTGATACGAAATAATATCAGCATCATACTCTATTCTCACAGCTTCTCTATGTAAAGTTCTACCAGCAGAAACTTCTTTATAAGTAGCATCAGATTCTTTTCCACCAATATATCCTGATACCACATTCAAAACACCTGTCAATTTTTCAAGATCAGCTTCTATACACCAAAAACATCCACCCGCTAAAATAGCAATTTGATTTTGTTGACTATATGAAATAGTAGAAATTAGAAGAAAAATATTTAATAACACAAAACTCATTATTTTTTTCACAATATACTCCTTCATATTTTTAATATATTAGCTAGCTCCTTTGGCACTTAATACAGCGAAAGGAGTATTTAATAAAATTAATAAATCCAAACTAGGACTCCAATTTTGAATATACCATACATCAATATTCATTCTTTCTAAACGATCAATTTCATTTCTACCACTAATTTGCCACAATCCTGTTAATCCTGGTTTTACCTGTGCATATAATGGTAACAATGTAGCATTTATACTTTCAATTTCTCCATCTACAAATGGTCTAGGCCCGACAATGCTCATCGTACCATTTAATACATTAAATAATTGTGGTAATTCATCTAAGCTATATTTTCTTAGAAAAGAACCAATTGGTACGATTCTTGGATCATTTTTTAATTTGAAGAAAATATCCCATTCTTTTTTTAATTCAAGATCTTTGGCTAATAATTGTTGTAGTTTTTGTTCTGCATCAATATACATAGTACGAAATTTCCATATTTTAAATGTCTTACCATTTTTACCTATTCTTTCCTGACGATAAAAAATAGGACCAGGAGATAAAATTTTTAATAAAACTACTATAATAAAAAATAGAGGACATAATAAAAGTAAAAAAATCACACTAAGGATTCGATCCATTAAAAATTTTATTGATTGTGATAAATAGGAGTTCAATTGATTTTCTAATGTTATGATGAATAAACGCTCTGAAAACAAATAGTTGCCTTTGGTTCCTATCATATTCTTATAAGATACAAGATAAATTTTTCTATAATAACTATATAAATAAGATATTAATTGATTATCATGTGCTAAAGCATCTTCTATAATAAAAACAGTAGCATAAGATGGTATTTGTTTGATATTATTATATACAACTAATTTTTCACCTAAAAATAATACTTCTTGTTGTAGATTATCATCTTCTATCAAAAAACCAATAGGAATAAAACCCAAATAAAAATCTTTATAAAAATTATGTGCAATTTTAACAGTTTTATTAAGATCTTCTTTTTTACAAATTAAAACAACAGGAGTTCTCCAAAAAGAAATATTAAATAATATTTTCTTTAAAATGATTCTATACAAAGGAAGAATAAATACCAAACAAATAAACAATAAAAGAATAACTATTCTACTCATAAATGGTAATAGTTCATTAAAATTAAAAAGAAATAAATAACAAATTAAGCAAGTAATTATCAATGATTTCCATATTATTAATAATTCTTCCCAAAAAGATCTTCTTTTTTGATATAAACTATTCCAAATAAATACTAGTATTATTATAAATAAAAATATAAAAGTCTCAGGTAAAAAATATGATTGAATAGAAAAACCAGGAAAATCAATATCATACAGAAATTCTGGTAATATATTTCTAATATATATTGCTAGAAACATACTAGTTACATAGGCAAGACTATCTATACTTATCAATAATATGTTTTTAATAATAGAATAACAAGAAAAATTAATTTTTGTTTTTATCATTTTGTCCTCAATAGCTATTAAATTAAGTATACAAAGAATCTTCTATATTACTTTGTTCATCTGTAATTGCTTTAGATGCTTTCAATTCTTCATCTTCTTCTCTAGCTACAGATAACACTGTCAACTCATCATCTATTTTCATTACTAATAATTGTGATGCATAATTTGTAATATCACCACATCTTAATGTTGCGCGTTGACCTAATTTACTAACTACAAAAACTTTTTCTTCTTCTTGTACATAGGCAAAATCAGCTACATATTCACCCTCACGAAGAGTGACTAATTTATATCCTTTTCCACCCCTATTGTTCAATTGGGAAAAGTCTTTAGAACTGACGCGACGACCTCGTCCAATTTGAGTGACAAAAAATACTGTTTTATCAGGCTCATCTACAGCCATTCCAACAACAGAATCTAGTTCACCTTCTACACGAATTGCTCTTTCACCCATAGCTCCTCTATTATGAGGAGTAAATAATTTTTCATCTAATTTAAATCCTTTACCTTTTCGTTTGACAAACAATAAAGTATCATTTCCTGATGTTTTTTTAGCAGTAATTAAGGTGTCATCTAATTTTAACTTAAGTGCAATCACTCCTGCTCGTGAAATATTACTAAAAAGATTTAGAGGAATACGGACACCTTGTCCAAATTTAGTTGCAAATACAACATAATTATCTTCTCTAAATTGATCTACAAACATAACTGCTGCTATATTTCCTTCCATTGCTTCTAAACGAGCAACACTATTGACATGACGAACCTGAGATCCACTATCTGATCCACAAATTTCATACCCTTTGATAGAAAATGCCTTACCATTAGATGAAAAAAATAAAATTGTGTCTTTAAGATTACATGAAGCAGATGCTATAATATGATCATCTTCAGCTAATTTTCTACCACCAGTAGCATTACCTGTACGCTTACTTCCTCGACCCATAGTTTTGTTAGAAGGATCAATTTCTACAAACAAATATCCTTGATGTGAAATAGCAATATGCATTGGTTTGTTTTCTATAAACTCTTCATTATCAAGTTGTTCTGCATCTGTACTACCAAAATGAGTTCTTCTTTCATCACCAAGATCTTTACACATTTCATTAAGTTCTGTTTTGATAAGAGCATCTCTTAGTTGTTTGTTTTCGAGTAGTTCTTGAAGTTTGTTAATAATTGCTTCTAATTCTCTTTTTT encodes the following:
- the malX gene encoding maltose/glucose-specific PTS transporter subunit IIBC, which produces MKFKVNFWDFFQNFGKSLMLPVALLAAMGILLGLGSSLSGKAVLEVLPFLDTPILQFIFKFMTSTGLFAFINLPILFAMAIPLGLVKQEKGIAAFSGYVGFVVLNLSINFFLKESGQLATGSLRDAGQAMIMGIHSIDTGVLGGVLVGIIVYHLHNKFYEIQLPDALAFFGGVRFVPIITAFTISIVGLVVPIIWPFFDNGIRGIGTIIQNAGIFGPFLFIASERLLLPFGLHHILVAAIRFTSIGGEALINGELVSGALNIYYSELGNGLPFTPEATRFLSQAKMLFMSFGLPGAALAMYHTARKENQSTVKSLLLSGALSCAIAGISEPIEFLFLFISPILYLFHTILAGLGALVLALLQVTIGNTDGNLIDLFIFGVLQGPQTKWYLVLPLGIVWFIIYYLIFKFTILKFDLKTPGREQMTTQQESSNKTLKNYVAEKMLEGLGGKENITSLDNCLTRLRISVQDSSIIQKDILIEAGAINLVILDKNNVQVIVGPQVHIVKNQIQKILDQ
- the msrB gene encoding peptide-methionine (R)-S-oxide reductase MsrB; protein product: MKEYIVKKIMSFVLLNIFLLISTISYSQQNQIAILAGGCFWCIEADLEKLTGVLNVVSGYIGGKESDATYKEVSAGRTLHREAVRIEYDADIISYQQLLNAFLRTIDPTDLDGSFVDRGYQYTAAIYTSSEDQKKIALDFIDKMSKSSYFSNKKISIAVQNIESFYLAEDYHQNYAKKNSIQYSFYRAKSGRDQYIKKVWAKIPQEFFLAEENLMKKLYTPNIAMEQKYAKFVKPSNKELKEQLTAIQYKVTQQNGTESPFSHEYDTNKNRGLYVDIVSGEPLFSSRDKFDSGTGWPSFMIPISDHFIVEKDDFSFFSRRTEIRSRYADSHLGHVFDDGPNGTLRYCMNGSALRFVPKDQMEQEGYTDYLSEV
- a CDS encoding exopolysaccharide biosynthesis polyprenyl glycosylphosphotransferase; protein product: MIKTKINFSCYSIIKNILLISIDSLAYVTSMFLAIYIRNILPEFLYDIDFPGFSIQSYFLPETFIFLFIIILVFIWNSLYQKRRSFWEELLIIWKSLIITCLICYLFLFNFNELLPFMSRIVILLLFICLVFILPLYRIILKKILFNISFWRTPVVLICKKEDLNKTVKIAHNFYKDFYLGFIPIGFLIEDDNLQQEVLFLGEKLVVYNNIKQIPSYATVFIIEDALAHDNQLISYLYSYYRKIYLVSYKNMIGTKGNYLFSERLFIITLENQLNSYLSQSIKFLMDRILSVIFLLLLCPLFFIIVVLLKILSPGPIFYRQERIGKNGKTFKIWKFRTMYIDAEQKLQQLLAKDLELKKEWDIFFKLKNDPRIVPIGSFLRKYSLDELPQLFNVLNGTMSIVGPRPFVDGEIESINATLLPLYAQVKPGLTGLWQISGRNEIDRLERMNIDVWYIQNWSPSLDLLILLNTPFAVLSAKGAS